From a region of the Candidatus Polarisedimenticolia bacterium genome:
- the rpsT gene encoding 30S ribosomal protein S20, giving the protein MANTKSAIKNIRKSEKRRTINRARKGALRTQIKKLRALVAAKESQAAAKELVQTIALIDRSIRKGVLHKNTAGRYKSRLTRAVRGTSPARG; this is encoded by the coding sequence TTGGCCAACACGAAGAGCGCCATCAAGAACATCCGCAAGAGCGAGAAGCGCCGCACCATCAACCGCGCCCGCAAGGGAGCACTGCGCACGCAGATCAAGAAGCTGCGCGCCCTGGTGGCCGCAAAGGAATCCCAGGCTGCCGCGAAGGAGTTGGTGCAGACGATCGCCCTGATCGACCGCTCCATCCGCAAAGGGGTGCTTCACAAGAACACGGCGGGACGCTACAAGTCGCGGCTCACCCGGGCGGTGCGGGGGACTTCTCCGGCGCGCGGCTGA
- the pal gene encoding peptidoglycan-associated lipoprotein Pal, which translates to MSMRFGRAAFALFIMPLLVFVVGCPKKPPPDISSTPAPATDSRPAEEVPDTTGFKNASDSSEGSLEDQMTAEIRKLNEQRPLGTVYFDYDKADLRSDALDQLKKNAEWMRAHAQYLVRVEGNADERGTTEYNLALGDQRAAAVKDYLVKAGIAAARLETISYGEEHPVDPGHSEGSWAKNRRADFTITAKTR; encoded by the coding sequence ATGTCCATGCGGTTTGGCAGAGCTGCTTTCGCCCTGTTCATCATGCCCCTGCTGGTGTTCGTGGTCGGCTGCCCCAAGAAGCCTCCCCCCGACATCTCGTCTACTCCCGCCCCGGCCACCGATTCCCGGCCGGCGGAGGAAGTCCCCGACACCACGGGTTTCAAGAACGCATCCGATTCTTCGGAGGGCTCGCTCGAGGACCAGATGACCGCGGAGATCCGCAAACTGAACGAGCAGAGGCCCCTGGGCACGGTCTATTTCGACTACGACAAGGCCGACCTGCGCTCGGACGCCCTCGACCAGCTCAAGAAGAACGCCGAGTGGATGCGCGCTCATGCCCAGTATCTGGTGAGAGTCGAGGGGAATGCCGACGAGCGCGGCACCACCGAGTACAACCTGGCCCTGGGCGACCAGAGGGCCGCGGCGGTCAAGGACTATCTGGTCAAGGCGGGGATCGCGGCGGCACGCCTTGAGACAATCAGTTACGGCGAGGAGCACCCGGTCGACCCCGGGCACAGCGAGGGCTCGTGGGCCAAGAACCGCCGAGCCGATTTCACCATCACGGCCAAGACGAGGTAG
- the tolB gene encoding Tol-Pal system beta propeller repeat protein TolB: MKRVLGIFLLLLALLSIARPAASQQGGGDVVLGISETAARRIPLAIPDFQAASSSATAKAADMITQTLRNDLDFSGFFAVVKPGLYSEVTGYSEKRVQYKDWLGIGAESVVLGKVNEEPGKIAVEGRLYDNRQEQLVMGRRYRGEADAARNIAHRLANEIVKQFTGQTGIFQTRITFVSQVGKAKEIFVMDYDGEQIKKLTSNGSLNLNPAWSPDGSKIAFLTYRTGRPELVILSSTGELKKAYPQPKGELNLSPDWSPDGTRIAFSGSRGGNAEIFVLQVSSGQVTRLTNSPALDTSPSWSPTGREIAFVSDRSGSPQVYLMDSEGSNLRRLTNEGSWNDLPAWSPKGDRIAYCSRLEGRFDIFVRDLATQKTTRLTYGPSNNEDPRWSPDGHHLVFSSDRSGNYDIYQMLADGSDVRRVTKGGRSFNPDWSR; the protein is encoded by the coding sequence GTGAAACGCGTCCTAGGGATCTTCCTACTCCTGCTTGCGTTGCTCTCGATCGCCCGGCCGGCCGCCTCCCAGCAAGGTGGAGGCGACGTGGTCCTCGGGATCTCCGAGACCGCCGCCCGCCGGATTCCCCTGGCCATTCCCGATTTCCAGGCCGCCTCATCTTCGGCGACAGCCAAGGCCGCCGACATGATCACGCAGACGCTGCGAAACGACCTGGATTTTTCCGGGTTCTTCGCCGTGGTCAAGCCGGGCCTCTACTCCGAGGTCACGGGCTACTCCGAGAAGCGCGTCCAGTACAAGGACTGGCTGGGAATCGGCGCCGAGTCGGTGGTCCTTGGGAAGGTGAACGAGGAGCCGGGCAAGATCGCCGTGGAAGGCCGTCTGTATGACAACCGCCAGGAGCAGCTGGTCATGGGGAGGCGCTACCGCGGCGAGGCCGACGCGGCACGCAACATCGCCCATCGCCTGGCCAACGAAATTGTGAAGCAGTTCACCGGGCAGACCGGGATCTTCCAGACGCGCATCACCTTCGTCTCGCAGGTCGGCAAGGCGAAGGAGATCTTCGTCATGGACTACGACGGCGAGCAGATCAAGAAGCTCACCAGCAACGGCAGCCTCAACCTGAATCCGGCCTGGTCGCCCGACGGCAGTAAGATCGCTTTCCTCACCTACCGCACCGGCCGGCCGGAGCTCGTCATCCTGTCCAGCACGGGCGAGCTGAAGAAGGCCTATCCCCAGCCCAAGGGCGAGCTCAACCTCTCACCCGACTGGTCTCCGGACGGCACCCGCATCGCCTTCTCCGGAAGCCGCGGGGGGAACGCCGAGATCTTCGTCCTGCAGGTGTCCAGCGGGCAGGTGACTCGATTGACGAACTCGCCGGCGCTGGATACCTCGCCGTCCTGGTCTCCCACCGGCCGTGAGATCGCCTTCGTGTCGGATCGCAGCGGATCGCCGCAGGTCTACCTCATGGACAGCGAGGGAAGCAACCTTCGCCGTCTGACGAACGAAGGTTCCTGGAATGACCTGCCCGCTTGGTCGCCCAAAGGGGACCGGATTGCCTACTGCTCGCGGCTCGAGGGACGCTTCGATATTTTCGTGCGCGATCTCGCCACGCAAAAGACGACCCGGCTCACCTACGGCCCTTCCAACAACGAGGACCCGCGCTGGTCGCCCGACGGCCATCATCTCGTCTTCTCCTCGGATCGCAGCGGCAACTATGACATCTACCAGATGCTCGCCGACGGCAGCGACGTGCGGCGCGTCACCAAGGGCGGACGCAGCTTCAACCCCGACTGGTCCCGGTAA
- the ybgF gene encoding tol-pal system protein YbgF yields the protein MNESSPHRRRVWPLVFLLAASGCATWHPPDLTAEVAALDTRLTQLQKEVQGGALQAGPAGSKPSQGMAAATDVAALDARINTLETEISALRQRLDDSAARIESLAQDLVATREMALRAQPPKTAPTQPPVGDGEPSAPSEGDEAGGAPSGSAAAATTVEDTFSAAYADYAKGNYALALAGFQEFLHRYPGSELADNAQFWIAESYYAQGDFTTAAERYDQVVKNYPKGDRVPAALLKRGFCLIEMNKAADGVVLLQHLIQSYPTSDEAALAKQKLAGLGVKP from the coding sequence TTGAACGAAAGCTCCCCGCACCGCCGGCGCGTCTGGCCGCTGGTCTTCCTTCTGGCGGCCTCCGGCTGCGCGACCTGGCATCCTCCCGACCTGACCGCCGAGGTCGCCGCGCTCGACACCAGGCTCACGCAGCTGCAGAAAGAGGTGCAGGGAGGCGCCTTGCAGGCGGGACCCGCGGGGTCCAAGCCTTCCCAGGGGATGGCGGCCGCCACCGATGTGGCGGCTCTGGACGCGCGCATCAACACGCTGGAAACCGAGATCTCCGCTTTGAGGCAGCGCCTGGACGATTCCGCCGCGCGCATCGAGAGCCTCGCGCAGGACCTCGTGGCCACGCGCGAGATGGCGCTCCGTGCTCAGCCGCCGAAGACGGCGCCCACCCAGCCCCCGGTGGGCGACGGCGAGCCTTCTGCGCCCTCCGAAGGGGACGAAGCGGGCGGCGCACCGTCCGGCTCCGCCGCGGCGGCCACCACCGTGGAGGACACCTTCAGCGCCGCCTATGCCGATTACGCCAAGGGAAACTATGCCCTGGCTCTCGCCGGATTCCAGGAATTCCTGCACCGTTATCCAGGCAGCGAGCTGGCGGACAACGCGCAGTTCTGGATCGCAGAGTCGTACTACGCGCAGGGAGACTTCACCACCGCCGCGGAGCGCTATGACCAGGTCGTGAAGAACTATCCGAAAGGGGACCGGGTCCCGGCGGCGCTGTTGAAGCGCGGCTTCTGCTTGATCGAGATGAATAAAGCTGCCGACGGGGTCGTCCTGCTGCAGCACCTGATTCAGTCCTATCCCACCAGCGACGAGGCCGCCCTGGCCAAGCAGAAGCTGGCGGGTCTGGGCGTCAAACCCTAA
- a CDS encoding RtcB family protein has translation MCVHRKGATRAFPPGHPETPAVYRKVGQPVLIPGDMGRRAARKLGKHRPLVRELEDRGITVLSEGRMTLLEEMPEAYKDVARVVDICEKAGLSRKVARLVPMGVVKG, from the coding sequence CTGTGCGTCCATCGCAAGGGAGCGACGCGCGCCTTCCCGCCGGGTCACCCCGAGACGCCGGCCGTCTACCGCAAGGTGGGGCAGCCGGTGCTGATTCCGGGCGACATGGGGCGCCGCGCCGCCCGCAAGCTGGGAAAGCACCGGCCGTTGGTCCGCGAGCTCGAGGACCGGGGGATCACCGTGCTCTCGGAGGGAAGGATGACGCTTCTGGAGGAGATGCCGGAAGCCTACAAGGATGTGGCCCGGGTGGTGGACATCTGCGAGAAGGCCGGCCTGTCGAGAAAGGTGGCGCGCCTGGTTCCGATGGGGGTCGTGAAAGGATAG
- a CDS encoding TonB family protein encodes MTVVRVTLRTPRGELAHWGFLIGISLALHVAAGVAIIFLPMVLRPKLKFPQVYTVDLMSLPAGAPGPKAGPPEAPPAPNPAPAAAKAAPPISKPAPKPVVKAPPPAPKPKAAIKIPEKPTEKTTKPKPAEKAKETAKPVPEPESTAAAEEKAEGTSKESATKGSEGAPSGAQAPIAGLSNAPGAGEGAAGAGGGGAGGMLDDATFQYGWYLSNMSGLFSRNWTRPIKPDLSTSLRAIVHFRIQKDGKITDIVLEQPSGDAALDRSALRAVQDSNPLPPLPYQYAKDSLGVHFFFDLVPD; translated from the coding sequence ATGACGGTGGTCCGGGTCACCCTGCGGACCCCGCGCGGTGAGCTGGCCCACTGGGGTTTCCTGATTGGCATCTCGCTGGCGCTTCACGTCGCGGCCGGTGTCGCCATCATCTTCCTGCCGATGGTTCTCCGGCCGAAGCTCAAATTTCCCCAGGTCTACACGGTCGATCTGATGTCGCTTCCGGCCGGAGCGCCCGGCCCGAAGGCGGGGCCGCCGGAAGCTCCTCCCGCGCCCAATCCGGCTCCCGCCGCCGCTAAAGCTGCTCCCCCCATCAGCAAGCCGGCGCCAAAGCCTGTGGTGAAGGCTCCCCCGCCGGCTCCCAAGCCGAAGGCCGCCATCAAGATTCCCGAGAAGCCGACCGAGAAGACGACGAAGCCGAAGCCGGCGGAGAAGGCGAAGGAAACCGCGAAACCGGTCCCGGAGCCGGAATCCACCGCGGCTGCCGAAGAGAAGGCGGAAGGTACTTCGAAGGAGTCGGCGACGAAGGGCTCGGAAGGTGCACCGTCCGGCGCACAGGCCCCGATCGCGGGCCTGAGCAATGCCCCGGGCGCCGGAGAAGGGGCCGCCGGAGCGGGCGGAGGAGGGGCCGGAGGCATGCTCGACGATGCCACTTTTCAATATGGCTGGTACCTCTCCAACATGAGCGGACTCTTCTCGCGGAACTGGACACGGCCGATCAAGCCGGATCTCTCCACCAGCTTGCGGGCCATCGTCCACTTCCGCATCCAGAAGGACGGAAAGATCACCGACATCGTGCTGGAGCAGCCGAGCGGCGACGCCGCCCTGGATCGCTCGGCGCTGCGCGCGGTCCAGGACTCCAATCCCCTGCCGCCGCTTCCTTATCAATATGCAAAAGACTCGCTGGGAGTGCATTTCTTCTTCGATCTCGTCCCCGATTGA